The Synergistaceae bacterium region CAGGAAGAACTGGACGACCAGCAACAGTAATACTCCTGCTACTCCAGCCAGCATCTGTTTTTTTGTAAATTCATTCGGCTCAAACCTTATCAAAGCCCCGTACCCGCCGATATGTCATCAGATTTTAGCTTTGAGGCCATTTCAACTGACAAAATACGATAGAGCGGTTTCAGTTCGCACTCTATTGTAAAATCACGGACCTTAATGCCGTTTCTGACAGCAGGAACGATTACCGGCAACGAGACAGACAGGGTGAGATCGGAAGAAGCGATATTATCAGTAAAAAGAAGGATGCTTTTTTCATTATGCGCCATCCCTTTGAATAAGGCTTTATCCTGGGTTATATTGACATGCTCCAGAGCGACTCCATCCGGAAGTATTGCCGAAAGGGCGGAGAGAAGTTCTAACGATGGAATATCTCCGAGCATATAATCAAGCTTATCCTCTGTCAGGTCATTTTCTTTGACCACCCGCTTAAGCTCGTTATCC contains the following coding sequences:
- a CDS encoding PilN domain-containing protein, coding for MVVKLDLRIPGKETRKEIETGYRHLLVFAAAALFLFTMIIILGLGTWKFYSLSNEKKDLARMAAAEMQKLQIMDNELKRVVKENDLTEDKLDYMLGDIPSLELLSALSAILPDGVALEHVNITQDKALFKGMAHNEKSILLFTDNIASSDLTLSVSLPVIVPAVRNGIKVRDFTIECELKPLYRILSVEMASKLKSDDISAGTGL